The following proteins are co-located in the Haloarcula marismortui ATCC 43049 genome:
- a CDS encoding CPBP family intramembrane glutamic endopeptidase, producing MDDTAANWGVLAAGLGLVVLVATETGIAGWMTPATTVGPVTARQVAAAGFVVAALAFSLVRHGALDRRQAGLGAAGASIVTTLATLVAFFGPEFRAGVAATVGIAVYLTVLAGGLTVALGWALATGIPNDRLYTVARALSVATGIGLAGFLVGTVFAQFVVLGVAAAGLVSATALEGGTVTGPAYVTLTIGIGVGFIGFGAAVASRLDRTWTDLDLQRPGLRDIGYSVGGVVVLMVALFGFSYLIQALGLEAARSSVEELAREDPSFLLVMVPLAFLTIAPSEEFIYRNLIQKYLYDDFGEFQAIILTSAVFGVVHFGQYAAGTPTQTVLSLLLVFVLSTLLGLSYLKTENLLVPIFIHGAFNAIQFLTLYIEITGNPAI from the coding sequence ATGGACGATACCGCCGCGAACTGGGGTGTTCTCGCCGCTGGCCTCGGTCTCGTCGTACTCGTCGCCACAGAAACCGGCATCGCTGGCTGGATGACACCGGCGACAACTGTCGGCCCGGTCACCGCCCGACAGGTCGCCGCCGCCGGCTTCGTCGTCGCCGCGCTCGCCTTCTCGCTTGTTCGTCACGGCGCACTCGACCGCAGACAGGCGGGTCTGGGCGCAGCAGGCGCGAGCATCGTCACAACCCTCGCCACGCTCGTCGCCTTCTTCGGGCCGGAGTTCCGTGCTGGCGTTGCGGCGACCGTCGGCATCGCCGTGTATCTCACAGTGCTGGCCGGGGGTCTGACGGTTGCGCTGGGCTGGGCGCTGGCGACCGGCATCCCGAACGACCGGCTGTACACGGTCGCCAGAGCGCTCTCGGTCGCAACGGGAATCGGGCTGGCCGGCTTCCTCGTGGGCACGGTGTTTGCCCAGTTCGTCGTTCTCGGGGTCGCGGCCGCAGGGCTTGTCAGCGCCACAGCGCTGGAAGGCGGGACTGTCACCGGCCCCGCGTATGTCACGCTCACTATCGGCATCGGCGTCGGATTCATCGGTTTCGGGGCGGCCGTCGCCAGCCGGCTAGACCGTACTTGGACCGACCTAGACCTGCAGCGCCCCGGTCTCCGTGACATCGGCTACAGCGTCGGCGGCGTCGTCGTCCTCATGGTCGCGCTGTTTGGCTTCAGTTACCTTATTCAGGCGCTCGGGCTCGAAGCGGCCCGGAGCAGCGTCGAGGAACTGGCCCGCGAGGACCCGTCATTCCTGCTCGTGATGGTCCCACTCGCGTTTCTGACTATCGCGCCGAGCGAGGAGTTTATTTACCGGAACCTCATCCAGAAGTACCTCTACGACGATTTCGGTGAATTTCAGGCGATTATACTCACCAGCGCCGTTTTCGGTGTCGTCCACTTCGGACAGTACGCCGCCGGCACGCCGACACAGACCGTGCTCTCGCTGCTCCTGGTGTTCGTCCTGTCGACGCTGCTGGGCCTCAGCTATCTCAAGACCGAGAACCTGCTCGTGCCCATCTTTATTCACGGGGCGTTCAACGCAATCCAGTTTCTCACATTGTACATCGAGATTACAGGAAATCCGGCGATCTGA
- a CDS encoding glucose-6-phosphate isomerase codes for MHVDIGAALASAADPGVERATLDDLDEQVAVAHERIEQGRNKGEFGYASLNLLEATDAETIHDAVAPVADAESVITVGIGGSALGAKTITEALAEDPGSHVVLDNVDPEHVRRTLDGLSLADTAINVVSRSGTTAETLANFLVVREAYEDRGVDWTERIVVTTGESGPLRALADQHDLPTLPVPEGVPGRFSALSAVGLVPPAILGIDIEGLLAGGQQAADDLAPSLYDSPAYAYGAMAYALEEAGATVNAVMPYAERLESFGEWFAQLWAESLGKDGRGQTPARALGATDQHSQLQLYRAGHRDKVVTFVRPRERADVSIPDPDHEDLSYLAGTDLGGLIDAEYEATVASLPAADRPALEVEIDRLDAESVGELLYAMEAACVLVGELADVETFTQPAVEWGKNATRALIRGEATDETAVIDERERLRIGETESL; via the coding sequence ATGCACGTCGATATCGGAGCCGCGCTTGCCAGTGCCGCCGACCCGGGCGTCGAGCGTGCGACGCTTGACGACTTGGACGAGCAGGTGGCCGTAGCCCACGAGCGAATCGAGCAGGGTCGAAACAAGGGCGAGTTCGGCTACGCCTCGCTGAACCTCCTCGAAGCAACCGATGCCGAGACCATCCACGACGCCGTCGCGCCGGTGGCCGACGCCGAATCGGTCATCACCGTCGGCATCGGTGGCTCCGCGCTGGGAGCGAAAACCATCACAGAGGCGCTGGCTGAGGACCCGGGCAGTCACGTCGTGCTGGACAACGTCGACCCGGAGCACGTCCGGCGGACGCTCGATGGCCTCTCACTCGCCGACACGGCCATCAACGTCGTCTCGCGTTCGGGGACGACGGCGGAGACGCTGGCAAACTTCCTCGTCGTCCGCGAGGCCTACGAGGACCGCGGCGTCGACTGGACCGAGCGAATCGTCGTCACGACGGGCGAGTCCGGCCCGCTCCGGGCGCTCGCCGATCAGCACGACCTGCCGACGCTGCCGGTCCCCGAGGGCGTTCCGGGCCGCTTCAGCGCGCTGTCGGCGGTCGGGCTCGTCCCGCCAGCCATCCTCGGTATCGACATCGAGGGGCTGCTTGCCGGCGGTCAGCAGGCGGCTGACGACCTCGCGCCGTCGCTGTATGACTCGCCGGCCTACGCCTACGGCGCGATGGCCTACGCGCTGGAAGAAGCGGGCGCGACGGTCAACGCCGTCATGCCCTACGCCGAGCGCCTGGAGTCCTTCGGCGAGTGGTTCGCACAGCTCTGGGCCGAGAGCCTGGGTAAGGACGGGCGAGGTCAGACGCCGGCGCGAGCGCTGGGCGCGACCGACCAGCACTCCCAGCTCCAGCTGTACCGCGCCGGCCACCGCGACAAGGTCGTCACGTTCGTCCGACCGCGCGAGCGTGCCGACGTGTCGATTCCCGACCCGGACCACGAAGACCTGTCGTATCTCGCCGGAACTGACCTCGGCGGCCTCATTGACGCCGAGTACGAGGCGACGGTGGCGAGCCTGCCGGCGGCTGACCGGCCGGCACTGGAAGTCGAAATCGACCGTCTCGACGCCGAAAGCGTCGGCGAATTGCTGTACGCGATGGAGGCGGCTTGTGTCCTCGTCGGCGAACTCGCGGACGTGGAGACGTTCACCCAGCCGGCCGTCGAGTGGGGCAAAAACGCCACGCGGGCGCTCATCCGCGGCGAAGCGACGGACGAGACGGCGGTCATCGACGAGCGCGAGCGACTGCGTATCGGCGAAACGGAGTCCCTTTAG
- a CDS encoding DUF5812 family protein, whose amino-acid sequence MTAIEGTFLVTNADDGSATLRNVADSQVLTLSDNPGVEAGEVVEGTVEPEPPMEVTYTVTEVAERRTIPVETVDLAPTTQTTEIAAEQAPGELTTVERAGEGEVHVLTVPEDETAEAATDVVEDEATLSRAARLGVDRVEVRTAAGVVSVRYLPD is encoded by the coding sequence ATGACAGCGATTGAAGGGACATTTCTTGTCACGAACGCCGACGACGGGTCGGCGACGCTTCGGAATGTCGCAGACTCACAGGTGCTGACACTGTCTGACAATCCCGGCGTTGAGGCCGGCGAAGTAGTGGAGGGAACAGTCGAACCGGAGCCGCCGATGGAGGTCACCTACACCGTCACCGAGGTCGCCGAGCGGCGCACAATTCCCGTCGAGACGGTCGACCTCGCGCCGACGACCCAGACGACCGAAATCGCGGCTGAGCAGGCCCCCGGCGAGCTAACGACGGTCGAACGCGCTGGTGAGGGCGAGGTACACGTCCTCACGGTCCCGGAAGACGAGACGGCCGAGGCCGCAACGGATGTCGTCGAGGACGAGGCGACCCTCTCGCGGGCGGCCAGGCTCGGCGTCGACCGTGTCGAGGTTCGGACCGCAGCGGGCGTTGTCAGCGTGCGCTACTTGCCGGACTGA
- the secF gene encoding protein translocase subunit SecF translates to MFEFEVPEVDYTQYSNRQLVAVPLVVLGLALAVLGGWYLVTGAPVSPSIDFTGGSELTVESSLSQAELRDNTFDEPVVSVQQVEGENRYIITFDSSNLEPIEETARSSDQMEFLGSGTTSPIFGQENQRLAVVGIGVAFLGMSLLVFAMFRSVVPSIAVVLSAFSDLVIPLAVMNLLGIKLSLGTVAALLMLIGYSVDSDILLNNHVLRRSGGFYESTYRAMRTGVTMTLTSMAAMAVMAISATIFGIELMASIGFVLVVGLAADLMNTYMLNVTLLRWYKYEGVKR, encoded by the coding sequence ATGTTCGAGTTCGAGGTCCCGGAAGTCGATTACACCCAGTATTCGAACCGTCAGCTAGTGGCGGTTCCGCTGGTGGTGCTCGGTCTGGCGCTTGCGGTGCTCGGTGGCTGGTATCTGGTCACCGGCGCGCCGGTCTCTCCGAGCATCGACTTCACGGGCGGTTCGGAACTCACCGTCGAGTCGTCTCTCTCACAGGCGGAGCTCAGGGACAATACGTTCGACGAACCCGTGGTTTCCGTCCAACAGGTCGAGGGTGAGAACCGGTATATCATCACGTTTGATTCGTCGAATCTGGAGCCAATCGAGGAAACCGCGCGTTCGAGCGATCAGATGGAGTTCCTCGGTAGCGGGACCACGTCGCCGATATTCGGTCAGGAGAACCAGCGGCTAGCGGTCGTCGGCATCGGTGTCGCCTTCCTCGGGATGAGTTTGCTTGTCTTTGCGATGTTCCGGTCGGTCGTACCGAGCATCGCAGTCGTTCTGTCGGCGTTTTCGGACCTTGTCATCCCGCTCGCGGTAATGAACCTGCTCGGAATCAAGCTCTCACTGGGAACCGTCGCCGCGTTGCTGATGCTCATCGGTTACAGCGTCGACTCAGACATTCTGTTGAACAATCACGTCCTCCGGCGCTCCGGTGGGTTCTACGAGTCGACGTACCGCGCGATGCGGACCGGTGTGACGATGACGCTGACGTCGATGGCGGCGATGGCGGTGATGGCGATTTCGGCGACGATATTCGGTATCGAACTGATGGCTTCTATCGGGTTCGTTCTCGTCGTGGGCTTGGCTGCTGACCTGATGAACACCTATATGCTTAACGTCACGTTGCTTCGCTGGTACAAGTATGAGGGGGTCAAACGATGA
- a CDS encoding preprotein translocase subunit SecD gives MSTLKENWRVVALVTLLLLSAVALFIPGVPPGTSDTEGAGAANQSTNLQYGIQLSGGTRIQAPIVGTTAEGVDVAPADEADLAQATADRLGLDPIDVRVSNQTETVEVFSNNVSTGEVEAALEAEGYEPSEVRPGVTRDTRENMVSVINDKLRESALTGGSVQQVSSPGGRSFISVTAPDRGREELIGLLEERGVVRVYAVHDNTENGSYVREQVLSQGDFAGIGAAQRSETQGTHVPVTVKQSVAERYANDMVEAGFGSGSTCRDSDYDHENLQNSQADCLVTTLNGEPVFIGGVDPGLGQSYRNGEFANNPQFIMQTSNMSEATELELALKAGRLPAPLDFDSAESQTLSSALAQEFQQRSLLTGILAVIAVSLVVYLRYGRPEVALPMIVTALSEVFILLGFVAFVQYPLNLSHLAGFIAVIGTGVDDLIIIADEILQQGKVETGRVFQSRFRKAFWVIGAAAATTIVAMSPLMVLSLGDLSGFAIITIVGVLVGVLVTRPAYGDILRSLVLDED, from the coding sequence ATGAGCACACTCAAGGAAAACTGGCGCGTCGTTGCGCTGGTCACGCTGTTGCTACTCAGCGCCGTCGCGCTGTTCATCCCCGGCGTTCCGCCAGGGACCTCGGATACTGAAGGAGCTGGGGCCGCGAACCAGTCGACGAACCTCCAGTACGGGATTCAGCTCAGCGGCGGGACGCGTATTCAGGCCCCGATCGTTGGCACTACCGCTGAAGGTGTCGATGTTGCACCCGCAGACGAGGCCGACTTGGCACAAGCGACGGCGGACCGGTTGGGTCTCGACCCGATTGACGTGCGCGTTTCGAACCAGACTGAGACCGTCGAGGTGTTCTCGAACAACGTCTCCACCGGAGAGGTCGAAGCCGCACTCGAAGCCGAAGGGTACGAACCGAGCGAGGTCCGTCCTGGCGTGACCCGGGACACCCGAGAGAACATGGTGTCGGTTATCAACGACAAACTGCGCGAATCGGCGCTGACAGGGGGTTCGGTGCAGCAAGTCAGCTCGCCGGGTGGTCGGAGCTTCATCAGCGTCACAGCCCCGGACAGGGGGCGCGAGGAGCTCATCGGCTTGCTCGAAGAGCGTGGTGTCGTCCGCGTGTACGCTGTCCACGACAATACTGAGAACGGCTCCTACGTCCGTGAGCAAGTCCTCTCACAGGGCGACTTCGCGGGTATCGGGGCAGCACAGCGAAGCGAAACGCAGGGAACGCACGTCCCGGTGACTGTCAAACAAAGCGTGGCCGAGCGCTACGCGAACGACATGGTCGAGGCCGGCTTCGGGAGCGGGTCGACCTGCCGCGACTCGGACTACGACCACGAGAACCTCCAGAACTCACAGGCAGACTGCCTGGTGACGACACTGAACGGCGAGCCGGTGTTCATCGGTGGTGTCGACCCGGGGCTGGGACAGTCCTATCGGAACGGTGAGTTCGCCAACAATCCGCAGTTCATCATGCAGACCAGCAATATGTCTGAAGCGACCGAGCTGGAACTCGCACTCAAGGCCGGTCGGCTACCGGCCCCGCTTGACTTCGACAGCGCCGAAAGTCAGACGCTTTCGTCTGCGCTCGCTCAGGAGTTCCAGCAGCGCTCCCTCCTGACGGGCATTCTCGCCGTCATCGCGGTGAGCCTGGTGGTGTATCTCCGGTACGGGCGTCCAGAGGTCGCCCTGCCGATGATCGTCACGGCGCTGTCGGAGGTGTTCATCCTCCTCGGATTCGTTGCCTTCGTCCAGTATCCGCTGAACCTCTCGCATCTGGCCGGGTTTATCGCAGTCATCGGGACGGGGGTGGACGACCTCATCATTATCGCCGACGAGATCCTCCAGCAGGGGAAAGTTGAAACGGGCCGCGTGTTCCAGAGCCGCTTCCGCAAGGCGTTCTGGGTCATCGGCGCGGCCGCGGCGACGACCATCGTCGCGATGAGTCCGCTGATGGTCCTCTCGCTTGGCGACCTCTCCGGGTTCGCCATCATCACCATCGTCGGCGTGCTGGTCGGCGTGCTCGTGACGCGCCCGGCCTACGGTGATATCCTCCGGAGTCTCGTGCTGGACGAAGACTGA
- the rnhB gene encoding ribonuclease HII yields MRFGVDEAGKGPVLGSMFAAAVRADPAALPGGVGDSKDIRPERRERLAKEIRESADAVGIAEISVERIDADETDMNTLTVEGQAEALSAVARDGLSGTVDAGDTDAARFGRRVADAVDTDVAVTAEHGADETDSLVGAASIIAKVARDTHVAELAAEYGDVGSGYPSDPTTRTFLADYVDRHGELPACARRSWSTCDDVLAAASQSTLSDF; encoded by the coding sequence ATGCGATTTGGCGTTGACGAGGCCGGGAAAGGGCCGGTTCTGGGGTCGATGTTCGCCGCCGCCGTCCGGGCCGACCCTGCGGCCCTGCCCGGCGGGGTCGGCGACTCGAAGGACATCAGGCCGGAGCGACGCGAGCGACTGGCCAAGGAAATCCGCGAATCGGCAGACGCCGTTGGTATTGCTGAAATATCTGTCGAGCGCATCGATGCCGACGAGACGGACATGAACACACTGACTGTCGAAGGGCAGGCAGAGGCTCTATCCGCGGTGGCCCGAGACGGCCTGTCAGGGACGGTCGACGCCGGCGACACCGACGCGGCGCGGTTCGGTCGTCGGGTCGCGGACGCAGTCGACACCGACGTGGCTGTAACCGCGGAACATGGAGCCGACGAGACGGACTCGCTAGTCGGTGCGGCCTCAATTATTGCGAAGGTGGCCCGCGACACCCATGTCGCAGAGCTGGCAGCGGAGTACGGCGACGTGGGGTCAGGCTATCCCAGTGACCCGACAACGCGGACCTTCCTAGCGGACTACGTTGACCGACACGGCGAATTGCCGGCGTGTGCCCGCCGGTCGTGGTCGACGTGTGACGACGTACTGGCAGCGGCATCACAGTCAACGCTCAGTGACTTTTGA
- a CDS encoding tRNA pseudouridine(54/55) synthase Pus10, with product MSILEDARAALATGPLCDSCLGRLFADRSFGLANAERGHALRVTLALADDDPFEESEDCWVCEGECDRFDWWAEQAASAVRGYEFDTYQVGTKVPPLLEENDELLREDVGLDPDAGEALKTELNREVGKRIGDLTGAEVEFGRPAVQLTLDLATDEVETHVNSAFVYGRYRKLERDIPQTKWPCNDCNGTGLWQGEPCDGCDGSGYRYDESVEQLSAPVVREAMDGEEAVFHGAGREDVDARMLDSGRPFVIEVMEPRKRDVDADELEADINDFADGKVEVTDLHLATHEMVERVKELDAAKTYRMDVEFGDAVDAEALQDALAELDGATIQQETPQRVTHRRADITRTRAVYDAEGELTDDRHAELRIHGEGGLYVKELVSSDEGRTEPSLAGLLDTDAVVTALDVIDVQGEDEPFATDEFLKE from the coding sequence ATGAGTATACTTGAGGACGCCCGTGCGGCGCTTGCCACCGGGCCGCTGTGTGATTCCTGTCTCGGCCGGCTTTTCGCCGACCGGAGCTTCGGGCTGGCCAACGCCGAACGGGGCCACGCCCTTCGGGTGACGCTTGCGCTTGCAGACGACGACCCATTTGAGGAGAGCGAGGACTGCTGGGTCTGTGAAGGAGAGTGTGACCGCTTTGACTGGTGGGCCGAGCAGGCCGCAAGCGCCGTCCGCGGCTACGAATTCGACACCTACCAAGTCGGGACGAAAGTGCCGCCGCTACTCGAAGAAAACGACGAACTGCTCCGGGAGGACGTGGGGCTGGACCCCGACGCCGGAGAGGCGCTGAAGACCGAACTCAACCGCGAAGTCGGCAAGCGAATCGGCGACCTGACCGGCGCGGAGGTGGAGTTTGGCCGTCCAGCAGTCCAGCTCACGCTCGACCTCGCGACGGACGAAGTAGAGACACACGTCAACTCGGCGTTCGTCTACGGCCGCTACCGCAAACTCGAACGCGACATTCCCCAGACGAAGTGGCCCTGCAACGACTGCAACGGGACCGGGCTGTGGCAAGGCGAACCCTGTGACGGCTGTGACGGCAGCGGCTACCGCTACGACGAGAGCGTCGAGCAACTGTCCGCGCCTGTCGTCCGTGAGGCAATGGACGGCGAGGAAGCCGTGTTCCACGGCGCCGGCCGCGAGGATGTGGACGCACGCATGCTCGACTCCGGCCGCCCGTTCGTCATCGAGGTGATGGAACCGCGAAAACGTGACGTGGACGCCGACGAACTCGAAGCCGACATCAACGATTTCGCCGACGGGAAGGTCGAAGTGACGGACCTCCACCTGGCGACCCACGAGATGGTCGAGCGCGTCAAGGAACTGGACGCCGCCAAGACCTACCGGATGGACGTGGAGTTCGGCGATGCGGTCGACGCCGAGGCCCTACAGGACGCACTGGCGGAACTGGACGGTGCGACCATCCAGCAGGAGACGCCCCAGCGGGTCACCCACCGACGGGCCGACATCACACGGACGCGAGCAGTGTACGACGCCGAGGGCGAACTGACCGACGACCGTCACGCCGAACTCCGCATCCACGGCGAGGGCGGCCTGTACGTGAAAGAACTCGTCTCCAGCGATGAGGGCCGCACGGAGCCGAGCCTAGCCGGCCTGCTCGACACCGACGCCGTGGTGACGGCGCTCGACGTAATCGACGTGCAGGGCGAGGACGAACCGTTCGCGACAGACGAGTTCCTCAAAGAGTAG
- a CDS encoding mechanosensitive ion channel family protein, which produces MQLGSGVVDLLSGLPAWQGFLVLVGSGVALALVIRVLGDRLIRRVTPHIEGDVDDIVFRGIHTAVYVTVGLGGAYAGAQIYDIRPAIAVSLEAGTLSLVVIVWMVTLLRIGRQASAIATDSAYIDRQMVPILQNVWSALISGGGVLLLLVLWDIDVTPLLASAGIMGIIVGLAARDTLANFFGSLSLYLDGTYAVGDFVVLESGERGRVEDISVRSTVIRTRDDILVTVPNSKLNSAAIVNESTPRRKRRIRVPVGVAYGTDIDKVENILLELAEAEDLVQDRPNPRVRFREFGDSALNFELLCWVSNPALTARATHELNSAIYKRFRADNIDIPFPQRSISISTEEIPGELFDQAQSKSKPTDDGGVTGE; this is translated from the coding sequence ATGCAACTGGGAAGTGGGGTGGTAGACCTGCTGTCGGGGCTGCCGGCCTGGCAGGGGTTTCTGGTACTCGTCGGCAGCGGGGTCGCGCTCGCGCTGGTCATCCGTGTCCTCGGTGACCGGCTGATCAGACGGGTCACCCCACACATTGAGGGCGACGTCGACGATATTGTGTTCCGTGGAATCCACACCGCCGTGTACGTCACGGTCGGTCTCGGCGGCGCGTACGCCGGCGCACAGATTTACGATATTCGGCCGGCCATCGCCGTCTCGCTTGAGGCCGGGACGCTCTCGTTGGTCGTCATCGTCTGGATGGTGACGCTGCTTCGCATTGGCCGGCAGGCGTCCGCCATCGCGACAGATTCAGCGTACATCGACCGCCAGATGGTCCCCATCCTCCAGAACGTCTGGAGCGCGCTCATCTCGGGCGGCGGGGTTCTGCTCCTGTTGGTTCTGTGGGACATCGACGTGACGCCGCTGCTGGCCTCAGCGGGGATTATGGGCATCATTGTCGGCCTAGCGGCCCGGGACACGCTGGCGAACTTTTTCGGGTCGCTATCGTTGTATCTCGACGGGACGTACGCAGTCGGCGACTTCGTCGTCCTCGAAAGCGGCGAACGCGGCCGCGTCGAGGACATCTCTGTCCGCTCGACGGTCATCCGCACCCGCGACGACATTCTCGTCACAGTTCCGAATTCGAAGCTCAATAGCGCTGCTATCGTCAACGAGTCGACGCCGCGACGCAAGCGCCGGATTCGGGTCCCTGTCGGCGTCGCCTACGGGACGGACATCGACAAAGTCGAGAATATCCTGCTGGAACTAGCCGAAGCCGAGGACCTCGTGCAGGACCGCCCGAACCCGCGGGTCCGGTTCCGAGAGTTCGGCGACTCAGCGCTGAACTTCGAACTGCTGTGCTGGGTCAGCAACCCGGCCCTGACAGCTCGTGCAACCCACGAACTCAACAGCGCGATTTACAAACGGTTCCGGGCCGATAACATCGATATCCCGTTCCCCCAGCGGTCCATCTCCATCTCAACCGAAGAGATTCCGGGCGAGCTATTCGACCAAGCGCAGTCGAAGAGCAAACCCACAGATGACGGCGGCGTGACCGGTGAGTAA
- a CDS encoding undecaprenyl-diphosphate phosphatase codes for MNPILVAILLGLLQGVLEWIPVSSEGGVALASTVVTGVSPAASTRLALFLHAGTAVAATAYYRTEVRTILHSIRQLSRRPFADETADLSFIVIATAATAVTGLPAYMVLDAAVSELEGGLFLALVGGLLVITGLLQRFAAALSLGEREIPDGFDAVLVGVLQGLAILPGVSRSGTTVSALLLRGHEGESSLRLSFLLSIPAALAANVLVLVDDGIPAIEPLPAVVALIVSAVVGYLTVDALVRLVRQVPFWAVCTVFGGLGVVGGLLVAL; via the coding sequence ATGAACCCGATTCTCGTCGCTATTCTGCTGGGTCTGCTGCAGGGGGTGCTGGAGTGGATTCCAGTCTCCAGTGAGGGCGGTGTCGCCCTCGCGTCGACGGTGGTCACAGGCGTCTCACCCGCCGCTTCGACCCGCCTCGCACTCTTTCTCCACGCCGGGACGGCGGTTGCGGCCACGGCCTACTATCGCACCGAGGTCCGAACCATCCTCCATTCGATACGGCAACTCTCGCGTCGCCCGTTCGCCGACGAGACGGCGGACCTCTCGTTTATTGTCATCGCGACGGCGGCAACCGCTGTCACCGGCCTCCCCGCGTATATGGTCCTCGACGCGGCTGTTTCGGAGCTAGAGGGCGGGCTCTTTCTGGCGCTAGTCGGCGGCCTACTCGTCATCACTGGTCTCCTCCAGCGGTTCGCTGCGGCGCTGTCGCTGGGCGAGCGTGAGATTCCGGACGGGTTCGACGCTGTTCTAGTCGGGGTGTTGCAGGGGCTGGCCATCCTCCCCGGAGTCTCCCGGTCTGGGACGACGGTGAGTGCGCTGTTGCTCAGGGGCCACGAGGGTGAGTCGTCACTTCGACTCTCGTTTCTACTGTCGATTCCGGCCGCGCTCGCTGCCAACGTCCTGGTTCTCGTTGACGACGGCATTCCCGCAATCGAGCCGCTGCCAGCCGTCGTCGCGCTCATCGTGAGCGCCGTCGTCGGCTATCTCACCGTCGACGCGCTGGTCCGGCTGGTACGGCAGGTCCCGTTCTGGGCGGTCTGTACGGTGTTTGGCGGCCTGGGCGTCGTCGGCGGCCTGCTTGTCGCGCTGTAA
- a CDS encoding DUF4382 domain-containing protein, whose amino-acid sequence MRDQQQSGTASRRDYLKAAGGLAAASTVGLAGCSGSGSETGTLATQVTDQPGDIGDFESCVITMAGIWVRPVSEEDTATEESTTADTSDAREYHQFDEAQKADLVQLQDGNTALVDETELEVDTYEYLQLDVTGVDGTLAEGGDATVDTPGDAPLQFTQEYEIRADTRTVFTADFTPVKRGQTGEYILQPVASGTEIEYKE is encoded by the coding sequence ATGCGCGACCAACAGCAGTCAGGAACGGCATCTCGACGTGACTATCTGAAAGCCGCCGGCGGCCTCGCAGCAGCGAGTACAGTCGGCCTCGCTGGCTGTTCCGGGAGCGGCAGCGAAACAGGAACACTCGCGACGCAAGTGACTGACCAGCCAGGCGATATCGGTGATTTCGAATCGTGTGTCATCACCATGGCCGGTATCTGGGTAAGGCCAGTCTCGGAGGAAGACACAGCGACTGAGGAATCGACGACAGCGGACACGAGCGATGCCCGCGAGTACCACCAGTTCGACGAAGCCCAGAAGGCCGACCTAGTACAGCTTCAGGACGGCAACACCGCCCTCGTTGACGAGACTGAACTTGAGGTTGACACCTACGAGTACCTCCAGCTCGATGTGACGGGCGTCGACGGGACGCTCGCAGAGGGCGGCGACGCGACGGTTGACACGCCCGGTGACGCGCCGCTGCAGTTCACGCAGGAGTACGAAATCCGTGCGGACACCCGCACCGTGTTCACAGCCGACTTCACGCCGGTCAAACGCGGCCAAACCGGTGAGTACATCCTTCAGCCGGTCGCCAGCGGTACTGAAATCGAGTACAAGGAGTAA
- a CDS encoding CheF family chemotaxis protein: MSGDERKLVDTSGDFQYVVRDGDTVTDPKWRSCRLIVTNKRLILATNGSKQPIPHSSITLPSNPDDLIPDGGTGGATALEVGNNVLLVDTPNLDDFQTEYVRATLQGEVILARQQAVVGGVVQEDAEWSKARFQLDDDIIRLQFPGGKSMSFEIEDVGTIETGTSTVMGQEREVIEVEHTDNQDRSVETHISGMDHHTRALKTLFTRVIEDREDDYELSEMESQVLMALYSGVSPFEMSDFVGTTPDEVEEIYQKLLDVGAVDEVRVRTEVALNAQGRNMASEAMSEK, from the coding sequence ATGAGTGGTGACGAACGCAAGCTAGTCGACACGTCGGGGGACTTCCAGTACGTCGTCCGCGACGGCGACACGGTGACCGACCCGAAGTGGCGCTCCTGTCGACTCATCGTCACCAACAAGCGACTCATTCTGGCGACAAACGGCTCGAAACAGCCGATCCCACACTCCAGTATTACCCTCCCGTCGAACCCTGACGATCTGATTCCCGACGGTGGGACCGGCGGCGCAACCGCGCTGGAGGTGGGCAACAACGTCCTCCTCGTCGACACCCCGAACTTGGACGACTTCCAGACGGAGTACGTCCGCGCGACGCTACAGGGTGAGGTTATCCTCGCACGACAGCAAGCGGTCGTCGGCGGCGTCGTTCAGGAGGACGCCGAGTGGAGCAAGGCACGGTTTCAACTGGATGACGACATCATCCGCCTCCAGTTCCCCGGCGGCAAGAGCATGTCATTCGAAATTGAGGACGTCGGAACTATCGAAACGGGGACCAGTACCGTGATGGGTCAGGAGCGGGAGGTCATTGAGGTCGAACACACTGACAATCAGGACCGTAGCGTCGAAACCCACATCTCGGGGATGGACCACCACACGCGGGCGCTGAAGACGCTCTTTACCCGCGTTATCGAGGACCGTGAGGACGATTACGAACTCTCGGAGATGGAGAGTCAGGTGTTGATGGCGCTCTACTCCGGTGTTTCACCGTTCGAGATGTCCGATTTCGTCGGAACAACGCCCGACGAGGTCGAGGAAATCTATCAGAAACTGCTCGATGTTGGTGCGGTTGATGAGGTCCGGGTTCGGACCGAGGTTGCGTTGAATGCGCAAGGACGGAATATGGCGAGTGAAGCGATGAGTGAGAAATAG